In one window of Azotobacter salinestris DNA:
- a CDS encoding GNAT family N-acetyltransferase has translation MNPRDLKVKLRHKGLPGLLRQLCAHCLYGQRRLLWMERDLTLEAPRLQRPHHWCYPSITRELLPAFERHFSRHLAVIDDLLEQPGVQGLAALDGEGHVCAFVWYSDRDYYDRHYYRCWFPVTASGVYLFAMEVACEHRGSALLLGGQEHLWGLLRAAGHQRARAVVDTRNACARKLLGHLGFQPLGWQTRVFTLFGRLRFCHQPPAVRDQLGSHTGSNAWYRFQQPFRRFP, from the coding sequence ATGAACCCCAGGGATCTGAAGGTCAAGTTGCGGCACAAGGGCCTGCCCGGCCTCCTGCGCCAGCTCTGCGCACACTGCCTGTACGGCCAGCGGCGCCTGCTCTGGATGGAGCGCGACCTGACCCTGGAAGCCCCCCGATTGCAACGCCCGCACCACTGGTGCTACCCATCGATCACCCGGGAGCTGCTGCCGGCCTTCGAGCGCCACTTCTCCCGCCACCTCGCGGTCATCGACGATCTGCTCGAACAGCCCGGCGTGCAGGGGCTGGCCGCCCTGGACGGCGAAGGCCATGTCTGCGCCTTCGTCTGGTACAGCGACCGCGACTACTACGACCGCCACTACTATCGCTGCTGGTTTCCGGTCACGGCGTCCGGCGTCTACCTGTTCGCCATGGAGGTGGCCTGCGAGCACCGCGGCAGCGCGCTGCTGCTCGGCGGCCAGGAGCATCTCTGGGGCCTGTTGCGCGCCGCCGGCCACCAGCGCGCCCGGGCGGTGGTCGACACGCGCAACGCCTGCGCCCGCAAGCTGCTCGGCCACCTGGGCTTTCAGCCGCTCGGCTGGCAGACCCGGGTGTTCACCCTGTTCGGCCGCCTGCGCTTCTGCCATCAGCCTCCGGCGGTGCGCGATCAGCTCGGCAGCCATACCGGCAGCAACGCCTGGTACCGCTTCCAGCAGCCCTTCAGGCGCTTTCCGTAG